The following proteins are co-located in the Paludibaculum fermentans genome:
- a CDS encoding ROK family protein, with product MELIVPEVKPVLDAEFRPAALAWRAFANRIAGQSLPIRIAVEQGNGSTYVFERAIDRDTSSAATAVNLRFLERELKFLLWAVGGCRIHLDAPELLVGLLRDYIYRYSPNRLFDVDIMGPLIYGKPFEILHASGSAFPKASHVTLPLGRHQGGCRVAIDKGASDIKAYAEMDGQKTFASEFKWDPKPQSDPAYHYEHILHALRAAAATLPRVDAIGVSSAGVYVDNEARVASLFRGVPRDKFQSDIVPLYHRIKKEFGGIPVVVANDGSVSALAGSMSLNRNRVLGVAFGSSLAAGYVDGTGNITTWLDELAFVPVDMNPLAPADEWSGDRGCGVQYLSQQAVNRLLGPAGIDVPADMGVPERLEHVQALMKKGDPRPPKIYQTVGAYFGYALAHYANYYDIGTVLVMGRVTTGEGGDIILQVANEVLAREFPHLSIDVRLPDEASRRVGQAAAAASLPQIGAA from the coding sequence ATGGAACTCATCGTTCCGGAAGTGAAACCGGTTCTGGATGCGGAATTCCGTCCGGCCGCCCTGGCTTGGCGCGCCTTTGCGAACCGCATCGCCGGCCAGTCCCTGCCCATCCGCATCGCCGTCGAACAGGGCAACGGCTCTACCTATGTCTTCGAGCGTGCCATCGACCGCGATACCAGCAGCGCCGCCACCGCCGTAAACCTGCGCTTCCTGGAGCGGGAATTGAAGTTCCTGCTTTGGGCCGTGGGCGGCTGCCGCATCCACCTCGATGCGCCGGAATTGCTCGTAGGGCTGCTGCGCGATTACATCTACCGCTACTCGCCCAACCGGCTGTTTGATGTCGACATCATGGGGCCGCTCATCTACGGCAAGCCTTTTGAAATCCTGCATGCCTCCGGCAGCGCGTTCCCCAAGGCCTCGCATGTCACGCTGCCTCTCGGCCGCCACCAAGGCGGCTGCCGCGTAGCCATCGACAAGGGCGCCTCCGACATTAAGGCGTACGCCGAGATGGACGGCCAGAAGACCTTTGCCTCCGAGTTCAAGTGGGACCCCAAGCCGCAGAGCGATCCGGCCTACCACTACGAACACATCCTCCATGCTTTGCGCGCCGCGGCGGCCACCTTGCCACGCGTCGATGCCATCGGCGTGAGTTCCGCCGGCGTCTACGTCGACAACGAAGCCCGTGTCGCCTCCCTGTTCCGCGGCGTGCCGCGCGACAAGTTCCAGAGCGACATTGTGCCGCTGTACCACCGCATTAAGAAGGAGTTTGGCGGCATCCCCGTGGTCGTGGCCAACGACGGATCCGTCTCTGCCCTGGCCGGGTCAATGTCGCTCAACCGCAATCGAGTGCTCGGCGTGGCCTTCGGCAGCAGCCTGGCGGCCGGCTATGTCGACGGCACCGGCAACATCACCACGTGGCTCGACGAACTCGCGTTCGTGCCCGTGGATATGAATCCGCTGGCGCCGGCCGACGAATGGTCCGGCGATCGCGGCTGTGGCGTGCAATACCTTTCCCAGCAGGCTGTGAACCGCCTCCTCGGTCCGGCCGGCATCGACGTCCCCGCCGATATGGGCGTGCCGGAGCGGTTGGAGCATGTCCAGGCCCTCATGAAGAAGGGCGATCCGCGTCCGCCCAAGATCTACCAGACCGTGGGCGCCTACTTCGGCTACGCGTTGGCCCACTACGCCAACTACTACGACATCGGCACCGTGCTGGTCATGGGCCGCGTCACCACGGGCGAGGGTGGCGACATCATCCTCCAGGTCGCGAACGAGGTGCTGGCGCGGGAGTTCCCGCATCTCAGCATCGACGTCCGCCTCCCCGATGAAGCCAGCCGGCGCGTGGGCCAGGCCGCCGCGGCCGCCTCGCTGCCCCAGATCGGCGCCGCGTAA
- a CDS encoding NAD(P)H-dependent flavin oxidoreductase, translating to MEEWPDRRLLDLLGIQTPIIQAPMAGSDSVALARAVASAGGLGSLACALLSPDEALEGVGAFRVGLARPINLNFFCHRMEAPDAAAMERWKEFLRPHYERLGLDIEKVAPAKLRMPFDAEYCEVVEEAAPEIVSFHFGLPEPGLVDRLKRRGIRILSTATSVAEARWLADRGCDAIIAQGAEAGGHRGMFLETNTATQAGLFALLPQVVDAVPVPVIAAGGIADGRGVAAALALGAAGVQVGTAYLLCPEAKVSPLHRRAIEQLADNGTALTNLFSGRPARGIVNRYLRESGPMNDAAAAFPYAASYVAPLRAASEKAGSLDYLQMWSGQAGGLAKAMGAEEFTRKLAAEALRRLQELGRKQGGG from the coding sequence ATGGAAGAGTGGCCCGACCGCCGTCTCTTGGATCTGCTGGGGATCCAGACTCCGATCATCCAGGCACCCATGGCCGGTTCGGACTCGGTCGCGCTGGCCCGGGCCGTTGCCTCGGCTGGAGGGCTGGGTTCGCTGGCCTGCGCGCTGCTGAGCCCGGACGAGGCACTCGAAGGCGTAGGCGCGTTTCGCGTGGGGCTGGCGCGCCCGATCAACCTGAACTTCTTCTGCCACCGGATGGAGGCTCCGGATGCAGCGGCGATGGAGCGCTGGAAGGAGTTCCTGAGGCCGCACTATGAGCGATTGGGATTGGATATCGAGAAGGTTGCACCGGCCAAGCTGCGCATGCCGTTTGATGCGGAGTACTGCGAGGTGGTCGAGGAGGCCGCACCCGAGATCGTGAGCTTTCACTTCGGGCTGCCGGAACCGGGACTGGTGGACCGGCTGAAACGGCGCGGGATCAGGATCCTGTCGACTGCGACGAGCGTCGCGGAAGCTCGATGGCTGGCGGATCGCGGCTGCGACGCGATAATCGCGCAAGGGGCCGAGGCAGGCGGCCATCGCGGCATGTTCCTGGAGACAAACACGGCGACGCAGGCGGGACTGTTTGCCTTGCTCCCGCAGGTGGTGGATGCGGTGCCGGTGCCAGTGATCGCCGCCGGCGGTATTGCCGACGGGCGCGGAGTGGCTGCGGCCTTGGCCCTTGGAGCGGCAGGCGTACAAGTGGGCACCGCCTATCTGCTGTGCCCCGAAGCGAAGGTTTCGCCGTTGCACCGCCGCGCCATTGAGCAACTGGCCGATAACGGAACGGCATTGACGAATCTGTTCAGCGGCCGGCCGGCGCGGGGCATAGTCAACCGGTATCTGCGGGAGTCCGGGCCCATGAATGACGCGGCCGCAGCGTTCCCCTATGCGGCCAGCTATGTTGCTCCGCTGCGGGCGGCATCCGAGAAAGCCGGATCGCTGGATTACCTGCAGATGTGGTCCGGGCAGGCGGGCGGGCTGGCCAAGGCGATGGGGGCGGAGGAGTTTACGCGGAAGTTGGCGGCCGAGGCGCTGCGACGCCTGCAGGAGTTAGGGCGAAAGCAAGGCGGCGGCTGA
- a CDS encoding cytochrome b/b6 domain-containing protein has translation MSCYASGMLDAASLGNPGSPRHSAFVRVTHWITVLSFAALLVSGVEILISHPRFYWGETGNALTPPLFRIPIPASRGTVPTGYGYVLPDQNGWSRYLHFQSAWAVVLTGLGYLLYGLWTRHFRKNLLPAAEDRSLRAYVDIIAMHLRRGPAAEDDGRSYNVLQRTAYLSVIFVLFPLVIWTGLAMSPAFNSAVPATVNLLGGRQSARTLHFFVSVLLLTFLLVHVAMVALTGFRSRMGAMITGSVPKEQA, from the coding sequence ATGTCGTGCTATGCTTCCGGGATGCTCGATGCCGCCTCGCTGGGAAATCCGGGTTCGCCCAGGCACTCGGCCTTCGTACGCGTGACGCACTGGATCACCGTCCTTTCCTTCGCCGCCCTGCTTGTCAGTGGAGTGGAGATCCTGATCTCGCACCCTCGTTTCTACTGGGGCGAGACCGGGAACGCGCTGACACCGCCGCTGTTCCGGATTCCCATTCCGGCCTCGAGGGGCACGGTGCCCACCGGCTACGGATACGTCCTGCCCGACCAGAACGGCTGGAGCCGGTATCTCCACTTTCAGTCGGCCTGGGCGGTGGTCCTGACCGGCCTTGGCTACCTCCTGTATGGGTTGTGGACGAGACACTTCCGGAAGAACCTGTTGCCTGCCGCGGAGGACCGCTCGTTGCGGGCTTACGTAGACATCATCGCCATGCACTTGCGGCGAGGGCCGGCCGCGGAGGACGACGGACGCTCGTATAACGTGCTGCAGCGGACCGCCTATCTTAGTGTCATCTTCGTCCTGTTCCCGCTGGTGATCTGGACCGGGCTGGCGATGTCGCCGGCCTTCAATTCCGCCGTGCCCGCCACCGTCAACCTGCTGGGCGGGCGGCAATCCGCGCGCACATTGCATTTCTTCGTCTCGGTGTTGCTGTTGACCTTTCTGCTAGTCCATGTAGCGATGGTGGCCCTGACCGGATTCCGCAGCCGGATGGGGGCGATGATTACCGGTTCCGTGCCAAAGGAGCAGGCATGA